In the genome of Vicia villosa cultivar HV-30 ecotype Madison, WI unplaced genomic scaffold, Vvil1.0 ctg.000621F_1_1, whole genome shotgun sequence, the window GGGCAGAGCAGGAAAACCTTCTCTGAACATTCTTTGTCTTGTTGACATTCTTACTCCCCTAACAGAGGCGAgtacaaaatttcattttaaagcGGAAGTTTTGGAAGTTGAAGGGGAAACACAATTGTATTTCCTAAAACAGGTTGACTGTTTGTTTTTGCTTCGGTTTTTGGGGTTATTCATATTTCTTACTGGGCCTTctcaattttattgatttttggacTTCATTTCGCTTTGAACTTCAAGTTCTTTGTCCTTAGACTTCTTGTTATTTGACTTCTCGCCTCAATATTAGGGATGGCAAGAAGACCCAAACTCGCAGGGCCCACCCGcatccgaacccgagtcaacgggtaaaAACTGAGTTGACTggatttgggttcgggttcgagTGTCACCTAATATTTCGGGtgtgggtttgggtagtgtgaaacgcGCACTCGAAATCCAAAATCACAcccgtttatatatatatatatatatatatatatatatatatatatatatatatatatatatatatatatatatatatattgtggaaagttgtagaaaaatgtattttattgcGGGTTTGGATGAAAAAACTCAAACTCAATGAATATGGGCATGAGTGTTATTTTTCCATCCGAACGCccattgggtttgggttcgggtgtcgATTTCAAATACGGGTTTAGATAGTgcgaaacccgcacccgacccgacTCGTTACCATCCCTTCTcgatatgtttatgtttccattttttctttgaaaaataacATTTGCAGAAAATGTAGTAAAAACTTCTAAAactagattaaaaaaaaaaaaaaaaactgtctcAAAATATAAACTTAGATAACAAATAATTTACATGTCATCAATGTCAAAAAAAACCCTTCAACCTACAAAACAAACATATTTGACctaattttttaagtttttcaTGACTACATCAAACATATTTGacctaattttttaaatttttcttgaCTACATCGAACATATTTGACCTAGTTTTTTAAGTTTTTCATGACTACATCGAAGATATATTTTATGTTAAGGTAGATGATAATAGTTGTTTTCATGGAATTAGAGATTCGCTATGGTGGGTGAACAACCTTGGTAGTTGATCCGACAATATTTTGACAAGGAAGTTAACAGTAACTATCATGGCTATTCCACTTTGTTTTGTGATAATGTTGAAGAAGTGAagaatttattaaatataatggGTTTCCATGTTAAATACTTTGAATTACTTGTTGATTGGTGCTTGAAGGGTGtacaacaaaagaaaaatgagAATAATAAGTGCACCACCTAGAGAAAAAGTAGGACTATTCCAGAACTTGAGGTTTGATCTCTCAGTTTTCTTTATAGGATCAACCTCCTCAGAAAGTGGAAAATCTGAACGCCTAGGATTCCAACTCACATACTTATCAGCAGAAAAATTTGAGAATAGAGTTTTCTTCCCTTGCTTCTTGAACTTTGACCATGCCTTGTCCCAATCCGTTGAAGATTTATCACCTAAAACACATTTCACAAAAAGTTAGAGTCAATCATATAATGTTTTAGTATGCAAAAATGAAGAATAACATACCCTTGTTATCACCGTTTCTTGGAGATTCGTCTCTTTTGGAACAGACAAACTTGTAATTTCTTGAAGTGAAATGATGAGATGTAAAACTTGGTATTGAAATGTGTGTATGAATATTCATTTGaaatggtgatgattgatgaagatTGGAATTTGGTTGTTCCTTTGGTGAACTGAAACCGTGGTGGAAAGGGTTTCAACTCTTCCTTATCCTCTCCGAATCTCACATTTTTGTTTACCACATATTATTACACGTGTTTCTTTGTTCTATGCCTCAAGCAAACTCAACATTGTGATTACGTggatttatgttttattttagaaaaacttGAATAGCATTatattttggttaaatatattttgggtccttataaatatctcaattataatttttaatctctataaaaaatatattgatttttagttcatataaaattacttttgcacttaTCTTTGGTCTCTCTATAGAGACTAAAACtaagtgcaaaaataattttataaggactaaaaatcaaaaaaaaaaatttatagaaactaaaatttattttaagtaattttaCAAGATTTATGccccgtgcgttgcacgggtttaattagaatttttactctaataatttatatatataaattatatcatATGCTTAAACGtgctttaaaattatataaaaatataaacaaaattttaaaaatataaaaatctctaataatttatttatatgaaaaatttcaaaattatatttCTTAAATTTAAAAGATATATCATATTAACGTGAATAATGCAATATTATAAAAAgtgttatattaaattatttatagatAGTATTTGTGATTAATCATTAAATTCATAATACAGTAGATTAATCtaaattttaattattctttTAGTGTTTAGTCTATAATTTACAATATAAAATTACTAAACTAACTATTAAAAAAttacaatattaaaatataaaactttAAGCGTGAGTCGTAATTATTAACATTTGATTTAAAGtctgaaataaattatttttatttaaaatcaagAATTAAACTTGATATGACAATAAGTTGTTATCATACCTTTCTATCATATAGTATCTTTTTTATatcatctatatttttatttatattcattATCATATTAGAACAATTATTATTCTTACCTCTTAAGTATTATatgttttataaatttaattagtaTTATCATTATTGTCATTTATCTTATCATTTATCTCTTTTTTTCTTACATAATTGTTAGTTTATTATAACTTCAATTATCATTAttaaattataacaaaaaaataaaataaaataaatatatatatatatttaaaataaacttaTATATTTCATGTCaatcttatttaaatttaatattacatATTCATATTAAACTAACAATGACTAAATAAATATTGTAATTgataattttcatatttaaatattgtAAAACAATTCATTAAATatctattataaaaaaattgtgtacTCATTAAGAAAACACGTAATTttcaaaaaacatatttaaaatagcatatcttttttatatttgttgAGTAGAAATTTTaaacacatttattttattttttaatgtttatatattatCATCAATATAGTATGTTAATTACAATTTTAGtattcattaaaattaaaataatttttattttcgtgatttttatttattatttagaaaaactaagtaattcatagtttatatataaaaaattataattttaatattaaacagAATAACTAAAAGAgaatagttaaaaaaataattaaaataggaATAAGATTATAAGATATAATAATGTTAGTTGAATATAATAGTGTTAATTAACAAATttgtattataataattattatttgataattaaatttttttgtataaaaaaaaatgagaattaggataataagatataatagtgttagatgaatatattattactaatattatttataattgtgGTAGTTCGTTATTATATTACtatttttgtaattattattattattattttaatattattattagtcaTGTAATTTTctaaaaacgtatttaaaatAGCATGTCTTTTTTATATTTGTTGAGTAGAaatttcaaacacatttattttatttgttaatgtttATATATTATCATCAATATAATATGATTTTTTGAATTTAAGTAATTTTTCCATATTCAAATTAATTCAAGAATTATATTTAAGAAGAATGATTaactttttcataattttttttagttatatAGAAGTAAAAAAAGTACGTTAATCCATGAGAAAAGACAATGCATTAATGAATCtgtataaattttataattaaagttattctaaaaaaatattttagaaaaatgATAAAGAGTATGATTGGAAtttactatctactatctatggAATACTAAGAGATTGACCATGAAGGAGTGTGCATTATTGGATAACTTTGTATGTGTTATATATTGGTAATTGATTTTGTTGTATCTTTATCCTAAAGAGCTACTTTTATAATTTAGTGTCAAAATATTGATACGAAGATTCTCATAAAAAAAAGTTCCTAATCTatcaaaagtttctaaaattgCAGTAAGAATTCTTTTTCCTAATCTAACGCAAGCATTTCATTTTCTCCGCATAGGACATGTAATTGACCTTTCCAGTAATATGTGTTGCTAttgtttaaaaatcaatttattataataaaaaagataTACTACAATGGATTAATTATATAGCAGCAGCACATGTATGGAAATCAGAAGCAGTCAATTTATTAACAAATTTTGATaggaaaaactatttattttctgTTCCAAGTTGTTATATAGATTCAATATTGATTTTATTGGGAACTAAAATGTGAGTTTATGAATTTTGCATTGTTGAATTTTTTGGGTTTATGTTAGTCCCTCTCaactccatttttgaattttaatacaattaaaattttatttatatcacGGGTCATCATTAAcacaatattaaatttaattattttatttatctcacgggtcgttaattaatctattttttaacttcactaaaataaaattatattttatctcaTTGAATAATACTATATAGTCATTCACACAACTAACTTTTTAtgttacgggtcactatcaaattaTTACCTTTATTTAAAGacaaattattattttcaaatacacttaaatctatatgattattgttcaatttacaattaagtaaataatttcatatttttcatttatattctgAGTTTTGTACTTACATTTCTTATAATATTATGAAGCTAATATtctatcaaaatttatttttttcatgtctaatttatttacataataattaaaaaaattgctcATAGTGACATTTAACATTGACTTTTATATCATTCAAAATATACTACATCAAATAGACATGTACCCGTGCGGCggcacgggtctcttactagtttatatataaaatgttataattttaatattaaaagagaatagttaaaaaaataattaaaaatagaattagGATTATAAGATATAATAATGTTAGTTGAATATAATAGTGTTAATTAACAAATTttgtattataataattaatatttgataattaatattttttgtataaaaaatgagaattaggataataagatataatagtgTTAGATGAATATTTGTGGTAGTTTGTTATTATAttactatttttgtttttattattattattttaatattattattattaattagatattaagtagattattattattattattaatagtgatgATTTAgttttattactattatattattattattattatgattattatttattttaatatatagagTTTGTATAATTAGAGTTTGTATTTAGAATTATTATAAAATGACATGTGGCTCAAATTATTACcaagatgacatgtggctagggttgccatcatgatttctttacatttatattaagtagattaggactaaaaatatatttaaccgtTACAATTTTTTAACCAAACACGATTAGAAGAGAGTTTCTCAATCAACTCTTGAAAAAGGATTGTTATATTGTAATGTTATGTGTCTCTcttctttatttaaatttttagatttatttttctaTATGTGTGTCACAgtattgaaataaatattttaaaatactacactttaaaaattagggttaaatatacgttACTCATATCTTGTCATATAGTCAAAATTCAGTTTATTCCTTGTTAAATTGTTTTAGATTATTTCCTTAAAATCTAAAAATTTTATGTCTTTTGTCACATATGGACATAAATTATCCAAAATTTTCTTTTAAGGGTAACTCAAATCTCGCTTATATGACAGGGATAACATATATTGAACTCTAAAAAAATAATGTCTCAAAATACCATATTTCTATTAACCATTCGTCCAATGACGGACCCATCTGTCCAACGAATGACCGAAAGAATGAAAGAAATTTTTTGGTCTGATAAATTCGTCCATGGAATGGTCGAACGACTGAAGAAACTTTTTGGGCTTCATGGATTCGGCCTTTGAATGGccgaacaatttttttaaaatattttgtttcattttcaGATTTATTAAGATTTTTGTACACTCTCGTCCAACCATTGGCCGAGCGtgtgaagagaattattttgtgTTAATTTGGAATTTATATCATTCACTAAAGACTGCTTCCAATATTTtcgattaaaaattaaaatcaaaagacTATTTTCAATGTTTcctaattaaaaaatcaaaatgaaTCGGTTAAAAGTTTTGTATACATATTAAAtacaataatattattataaaatattatatttttattaaataagcaTAAATAACATTAATCTGCATAAATCAGTTACATTCATTTTTATATTCCTTAATATAATTAgttgtatttaaataaataataatttttaaatcttTAACACaattacaatattttttattttgttataaagcTTAAATTATTTGTCaatactaaaaaaaatagaattttgataaagttacaaagaaattttgaaataaatttaaatttaaaatatgagttaaaaaataagaaaaaaaacataaatttgaaataaaCTAGTAATAAATATAAAGATTTTTTGTCACATATGTATTCAAAATTGCATAAATAACATTAATTAGCATAAGCTAAATTATTGTTTCAATCAACATTTTTGTGTCTTTATCATTAGGCCAATTTATATTCATGATAAGTAATTTCCATAATttctattaatattaacaaattttgtATATACATTTTTATCTATGAGGTCTCAAACTCAAGCCCCTTCAGATTAAATGATACTCACTCTACAACTGGACAAAtcaattattattgttaataaagGGACTATCGTTTACAAATTACAACTCGTAAAATCAATTTCAATAGTTAGTAAAGTGACTaatatttacaacaagacaaatcagtTTCTATTTtcaataaagtgactatcatttacagctagacaaatcaatttctattgttagtaaagggactatcatttacaaatagacaaatcaatttctattgtagtAAATTGATTTTCATTTAATTTGAAGAGACTTGGGTTCGagatcttttattttaaattcatagTTGTTTAAGATTAttagaaatcatgaaaattagTTTAAAGGGTacgagttcaactccttataagaaactattttgacttttttaaattattaatttataattgtttaaaaataaaaatcaatttagtatttaaaaaatgaaaaataaataaatatagtaacAGAAAGACTAATATGGTccgattaaattttgtaagggattaaatcgagtccattttattgtgaaggactaatcTGAGTTGTGTAATTTTTGTTAGAGAtcaaaatggatcttcactcttaaataaataataaaatttaaatttttaacacaatcataatatttttaattttgttataaagCTTAAATAATTTGCTAagactaaaaaaaaattaaaattttgataaagttacaaaaaaaattgtgaaataaacttaagtttaaaatatgaattaaagaatgtaacattttataataattttattgcatttaatCTCTATACAAAAATCTTATGCGATTCATTTTGATTTAGAAATATTGGAAATAgtcttttgattttaatttggAAAAACTAGAAGTCGTCTTTAAGAGTGAAATGAATAGATGATAACTTATGTGAGTTTCAAATTATCACAAAATAATTTCTTCATACTGGAATTTTTTTCCAGAGTGTGGTATTTTGGTATTAATGTTTAAAAAATGTAGCATAGGATAGAAAAAtcttgataaattaaaaatgaaaaaaaaaattaaaaaggtcGTTCGGCCTGAATGGGCGAACCCACAAGGCTCAAAAAGTTTCTTCAACCGTTCAGCCATTCCATGGACGAACCCACGGGGTCCAGAAATTCCTTTCATTGGTTCGGCCATTCATTGGACGAACGGTTATTAGAAGTATGATATTTTGGGACATTATTT includes:
- the LOC131629901 gene encoding uncharacterized protein LOC131629901, with product MNIHTHISIPSFTSHHFTSRNYKFVCSKRDESPRNGDNKGDKSSTDWDKAWSKFKKQGKKTLFSNFSADKYVSWNPRRSDFPLSEEVDPIKKTERSNLKFWNSPTFSLGGALIILIFLLLYTLQAPINK